One stretch of bacterium DNA includes these proteins:
- a CDS encoding glycosyltransferase family 4 protein: protein MHIAQIAPLFESVPPKYYGGTERVVSYLTEELIRQGHEVTLFASGDSITRARLIAPCKRSLRLNRECQDYMAHHVLMLEQVFKEADHFDIAHFHIDYIHFPTLRRFKIPHVSTLHGRLDIPDLFDLYREFREMPVVSISDNQRKPLPWINWQGTIYHGLPEDLYTFREEHGKYLAFLGRISPEKRLDRAIQIAMRVGMEIKIAAKVDLANMDYFNDVVKPLFRNPLTDYIGEIGEHEKNEFLGNAYALLFPIDWPEPFGLVMIEAMACGTPVIAYRSGSVPEIIDDGVTGFLVNGMEEAVAATRQVTALSRRQCRQVFEERFSARRLAKDYLKLYQRMTDAREAVEQKGNLRQNRAVFIQENTDGAG, encoded by the coding sequence ATGCATATTGCACAAATTGCACCGTTATTTGAGAGCGTTCCGCCGAAATACTACGGGGGGACTGAACGGGTGGTATCCTATCTTACTGAGGAATTGATTCGGCAGGGTCATGAAGTGACCCTTTTTGCCAGTGGAGATTCAATCACCAGAGCCCGCCTGATCGCTCCCTGTAAACGGTCCCTGAGGCTGAACAGGGAATGCCAGGACTATATGGCTCATCATGTACTGATGCTGGAGCAGGTCTTCAAGGAGGCTGATCACTTTGACATCGCACATTTTCATATCGACTATATCCATTTTCCCACCTTGAGACGGTTTAAGATCCCTCATGTCAGTACCCTGCACGGAAGGCTGGATATTCCGGATCTCTTTGATCTCTATCGGGAATTCCGCGAAATGCCTGTGGTCTCCATCTCTGATAACCAGCGCAAGCCGCTCCCCTGGATCAACTGGCAGGGTACTATTTACCACGGTCTGCCGGAAGACCTCTATACTTTTCGTGAGGAGCACGGCAAGTATCTTGCCTTCCTTGGCCGTATCTCACCTGAAAAGCGGCTGGACCGGGCAATTCAGATTGCTATGCGGGTCGGGATGGAAATTAAAATTGCGGCCAAGGTTGATCTGGCAAATATGGACTATTTCAACGATGTGGTTAAGCCTCTGTTCAGGAATCCTCTGACCGATTATATCGGCGAGATCGGAGAGCATGAAAAGAACGAGTTTCTGGGAAACGCCTATGCACTCCTGTTTCCCATTGACTGGCCGGAGCCCTTCGGCCTGGTAATGATCGAGGCTATGGCTTGTGGAACTCCGGTTATCGCCTATCGTTCAGGTTCTGTTCCGGAGATTATCGACGATGGTGTCACGGGATTTTTGGTGAACGGAATGGAGGAGGCGGTGGCGGCAACCAGGCAAGTCACAGCCTTGAGCCGCCGGCAATGCCGCCAGGTTTTTGAGGAGCGCTTTTCGGCAAGGCGCCTGGCCAAAGACTATCTGAAGCTTTATCAGCGGATGACAGATGCCCGGGAAGCTGTTGAGCAGAAAGGCAATCTCAGGCAAAACAGGGCTGTCTTTATTCAGGAAAACACCGATGGGGCAGGGTGA
- a CDS encoding ABC transporter substrate-binding protein, translating to MHNKKLLILLAFLIFFLGQIPHHQLPCCNDSNPAKPFGGTLTIGQITRPATLNPLLEYSGVSAQFIDIVFDGLIDITEKGEIQPCLAASWKIGDGGRKWTFHLRKGVRFHDGQPFTAADVAFTINLLRDPHLRKGYSQFYQQITKVEARDPYTIDIHLISPSASFIYGLVLGIVPRHLLQGRDIHNTPFNYQPIGTGPFRLTQWSPDRLEFEANQDYFLGRPYLDRVVVKIFQSQDSALANLMNGETDAFQLSDSASYDMIKRISCFRIYSALMPYYYIVGFNLANPLFQDRRVRQALNYAINRESIIRKVLKEKGIASAGTIPPYSWAFDARVKPFPHDTHKALELLAEAGWRDTDGDYILDKDDKLFEFQLCLPEGHDELEAVSLQIMDQLSNIGILVKAKKLPLEIMNNEYLFSRKFDAAFMYIYSGNDPDNNYQFWHSSQIGNGFNFFSYRNPRIDQLLDQGRIAIDQEQRKDIYWQYQAKMKEDPPGIFLFWQEYFLGVHKRFQGIQLSPYMGVSDGLRLWYISMDERHPDEKF from the coding sequence ATGCACAATAAAAAGCTGCTCATCCTGCTTGCCTTCCTCATTTTCTTTCTTGGCCAGATACCACACCATCAGTTGCCATGCTGTAATGATAGTAATCCTGCCAAACCTTTTGGAGGCACCCTTACCATTGGCCAGATTACCAGACCTGCCACCTTGAATCCTCTCCTGGAATACAGCGGCGTTTCGGCTCAGTTCATTGATATTGTATTTGATGGCTTGATCGATATAACGGAAAAAGGCGAGATACAACCATGTCTGGCAGCCTCCTGGAAGATAGGTGATGGAGGCAGGAAGTGGACCTTTCATCTCAGAAAAGGAGTAAGGTTCCATGATGGCCAGCCGTTCACTGCCGCTGATGTGGCATTCACTATCAATCTGTTGAGAGATCCTCACCTCAGGAAGGGATATAGTCAATTTTACCAGCAGATTACCAAGGTAGAGGCCAGGGATCCATATACGATCGACATTCACCTGATCAGCCCTTCAGCATCTTTTATTTATGGTCTGGTCTTAGGTATTGTTCCCAGGCACCTTCTGCAGGGGAGAGATATCCACAATACCCCATTTAACTATCAGCCAATAGGCACTGGTCCCTTTCGCCTCACTCAATGGTCTCCTGACAGGCTCGAATTCGAAGCGAATCAGGATTATTTTCTTGGAAGACCATATCTTGACCGGGTAGTAGTCAAAATATTTCAGAGCCAGGACAGTGCTTTGGCAAATTTGATGAATGGGGAGACCGATGCCTTTCAACTCTCTGATTCTGCTTCATATGATATGATAAAAAGGATTTCCTGTTTCAGGATTTACTCTGCCTTGATGCCTTATTACTATATTGTGGGATTTAATCTGGCTAATCCTCTCTTTCAGGACAGGAGAGTTCGCCAGGCCCTGAATTATGCAATAAACAGGGAAAGCATCATAAGAAAAGTTCTGAAAGAAAAGGGAATTGCCTCAGCAGGGACTATCCCTCCCTATTCATGGGCCTTTGATGCCAGGGTCAAACCATTCCCTCATGATACTCACAAGGCACTGGAATTACTGGCAGAGGCAGGCTGGAGGGATACCGATGGCGACTATATTCTGGATAAAGACGACAAGCTGTTTGAGTTTCAGCTTTGCCTGCCTGAAGGCCATGATGAACTTGAAGCAGTATCTTTACAAATTATGGACCAGTTATCGAATATCGGTATTTTGGTTAAGGCAAAAAAGCTGCCTCTGGAAATAATGAATAACGAGTATCTTTTCAGCAGGAAGTTTGATGCAGCCTTTATGTATATTTATTCTGGCAATGATCCGGATAATAACTATCAATTCTGGCACTCATCACAGATCGGGAACGGGTTCAACTTCTTCTCTTACCGTAATCCCAGGATCGATCAATTGCTCGACCAGGGCAGAATCGCCATAGACCAGGAGCAGAGAAAAGATATCTATTGGCAATATCAGGCCAAGATGAAGGAAGATCCTCCCGGTATATTTCTTTTCTGGCAGGAGTATTTCCTTGGCGTGCATAAACGGTTCCAGGGGATACAGCTTTCTCCTTATATGGGAGTCAGTGATGGTCTTCGTCTGTGGTATATATCCATGGATGAGCGGCACCCGGATGAAAAATTCTGA
- a CDS encoding TonB-dependent receptor, with product MKIKTSICLLPGFLYLCLCLLPLPARAEKVCQLEPVIVSADRIPQSGSKSATSITLITQEELDEKRPGRVDEILRGSPGIAINSSGTTGETITIRLRGSNSNQTLVLFDGMKVNSPWDGAYGEWGNTDLADIGRIEILRGPQSELYGSEAMGGVVHLFTKAGKENRGAAFSVGGGSFGNLKESLEYGGGGEKVNYLLSATVQTNSQGQFDHDAYWNKGLTARVDWQAANSLSLKAICRYWEAKKELAVNPEGKISSTQYTYFRDEKGVRRDRFSQQVLSAEGDAGDFWHYKVTLGALHDHYRTEKGKYAKPAELSINDVSSDRLMAATQLDFFWPALPDILDNTLSTGLDYEQESVDSLALTETNGKPDSKKVIDKNRHQVSLFFQDRLEIHPFRDILTIIPTAGLRWDNNSVYGDVVSPRISASLSLDPTGTRFKGSWAQGFRAPTFKELYYPQYGNPKLEPERNDSYEAGVEQSIFNVLTIGCTGFFTKYKDLITRTPSGFYNISKATARGIEGEFMYNPFAVLGFQVSYTYLDTEDEVHHHEIPEMPRNTWKIAADYQQGGFSLQPVVQIVSSEYSLAYLDPPSSYYDLKGNLMQKHNAGYTRVDVTFQYRIPPRLTLASQWRLFTRINNLLNEKYYEVQGLPAPGINFLTGITGTF from the coding sequence ATGAAAATAAAAACTTCAATCTGCCTGCTCCCTGGCTTCTTATACCTTTGCCTTTGCCTGCTCCCGCTGCCAGCGAGAGCTGAAAAAGTATGCCAGCTTGAACCCGTTATCGTCTCTGCTGACCGGATTCCCCAGTCCGGCAGCAAATCCGCCACATCTATCACCCTCATCACCCAGGAAGAACTGGATGAGAAGCGCCCTGGCCGAGTCGATGAAATTCTGCGTGGATCGCCAGGCATTGCCATCAACAGCTCCGGCACTACGGGTGAAACCATCACCATCCGTTTGCGGGGGAGCAATAGCAATCAGACCCTGGTCTTGTTCGATGGCATGAAAGTCAATTCTCCCTGGGATGGCGCCTACGGAGAATGGGGAAATACGGACCTGGCAGACATTGGCCGGATCGAAATCCTGCGAGGTCCCCAGAGCGAACTTTACGGCTCGGAAGCCATGGGCGGAGTGGTGCACCTTTTTACCAAGGCAGGAAAGGAAAACCGGGGCGCTGCTTTCTCTGTCGGTGGTGGAAGTTTTGGGAACCTGAAGGAATCACTGGAGTATGGCGGAGGAGGGGAAAAGGTAAATTATCTTCTTTCAGCAACCGTGCAAACAAATTCACAGGGGCAGTTTGATCATGATGCCTATTGGAATAAGGGCCTGACCGCCAGAGTTGACTGGCAGGCCGCGAATTCTTTGTCCCTCAAGGCAATCTGCCGCTATTGGGAGGCAAAAAAAGAGCTGGCGGTTAATCCGGAAGGCAAAATCTCCTCAACCCAGTATACTTACTTCCGGGATGAGAAGGGAGTCCGGCGTGACCGCTTCTCTCAGCAGGTTCTGTCTGCTGAAGGGGATGCTGGTGACTTTTGGCACTATAAGGTAACCCTGGGAGCTTTACACGACCACTACCGAACAGAAAAGGGAAAATATGCTAAACCTGCGGAACTATCGATCAATGATGTCTCAAGTGATCGGCTGATGGCCGCAACACAGCTTGATTTTTTCTGGCCTGCCTTACCCGATATTTTAGATAATACCCTCAGTACGGGGCTCGATTATGAGCAGGAGTCCGTGGATAGCCTTGCCCTGACGGAAACCAACGGTAAGCCAGACAGTAAAAAGGTCATCGATAAAAACCGCCATCAGGTATCCCTCTTTTTCCAGGACCGGCTCGAAATTCATCCCTTCCGTGACATCCTGACTATTATCCCGACTGCCGGACTTCGCTGGGACAATAATTCGGTCTATGGAGATGTTGTAAGCCCGCGCATCAGTGCATCCCTCTCTCTTGATCCAACAGGGACTCGTTTTAAGGGCAGTTGGGCACAGGGATTTCGTGCTCCTACCTTCAAAGAATTATACTATCCCCAATACGGGAATCCGAAGCTTGAACCCGAACGGAATGACAGCTATGAGGCGGGTGTGGAGCAATCCATTTTTAACGTCCTTACTATCGGATGTACCGGGTTCTTTACGAAATATAAGGATCTTATTACCAGAACCCCTTCAGGTTTTTATAATATCAGTAAGGCCACAGCCAGAGGAATCGAAGGGGAATTTATGTATAACCCTTTCGCGGTACTTGGTTTTCAAGTCTCCTATACCTATCTCGACACAGAGGATGAGGTTCATCACCACGAAATCCCCGAGATGCCGCGGAATACCTGGAAAATAGCAGCGGACTACCAGCAGGGCGGATTCTCGCTTCAGCCTGTTGTTCAGATAGTCAGCAGTGAATACTCTCTGGCTTATCTCGATCCACCCAGTTCTTACTACGACCTTAAGGGGAATCTGATGCAAAAACATAACGCTGGTTATACACGGGTCGATGTAACGTTCCAGTATAGAATTCCTCCCCGGCTCACATTGGCAAGTCAATGGCGGTTGTTTACCCGGATTAATAACCTGTTGAATGAGAAGTACTATGAGGTTCAGGGACTTCCTGCACCCGGGATTAATTTCCTGACCGGAATTACGGGGACATTCTAA
- a CDS encoding ATP-binding protein yields the protein MPLLIYGILSIRTSRKACFESVSDGNKWVAIGTADQIENYIKYNLCILQGLANNINRIYLDTWQKEVIIRNFVINFAEFREISILDRSGLEVASSRLEEKPRDRSGEESFQIAIQGRTYFSEVFISDNLVPSMVIAIPINTTGNIEGVIIGEIDLPEMWDLIDRVRIGNKGVAFVVSRSGLLIAHGDDERKPDVFRQKNLRHLQIIKTVLQGKTVTLTYTNDAGNEVLGTGHPMKLLGWGVIVEQPAGEAFMIATRMSRALSALIILFLVVMITLGIIGGKRVTGPIHELIEATRVIASGDLSRKVMVSSQDEFEELGNSFNLMTEKLAGLQEEIRLNERLSIFARLAAGLVHDLKHPIKNIENSSNLILRLYDDQEYREVFHKTVQKEFSNINRFLEDLHNLTRPAPVVPVELHVEALLKEMVNLYRDETSQKGIELRLICQAQDVRISADRFLLERIIRNLMTNAIEAMPRGGLLRITLSRDDRFELRQAMAKISIEDTGVGIPRERIDTIFTDYVTTKRRGLGLGLAITRKNVLELGGSVTVRSEPGKGSTFTLAFPLAGDHL from the coding sequence GTGCCTCTCCTTATCTACGGGATTCTCTCGATCAGGACATCACGAAAAGCCTGTTTTGAATCCGTTTCAGATGGAAACAAATGGGTGGCCATCGGAACGGCTGATCAGATCGAGAACTATATAAAATATAACCTCTGTATTCTCCAGGGATTGGCAAATAATATTAATAGAATTTACCTGGATACCTGGCAAAAAGAGGTCATTATCAGAAATTTCGTTATCAATTTTGCCGAATTCCGGGAGATATCCATTCTTGACCGTAGCGGACTCGAGGTCGCCAGCAGCAGGCTGGAAGAAAAACCACGGGACAGATCAGGTGAGGAATCCTTTCAAATAGCCATACAGGGGAGAACCTATTTCTCCGAGGTTTTTATCTCTGACAACCTCGTGCCCTCGATGGTTATTGCCATTCCAATCAACACTACCGGTAACATTGAGGGGGTTATTATTGGAGAGATCGATCTTCCCGAGATGTGGGACTTGATCGACAGGGTCAGAATCGGAAATAAGGGAGTTGCTTTCGTGGTTTCCCGTTCGGGCTTACTCATCGCTCATGGAGATGATGAGCGAAAGCCGGATGTCTTCAGGCAGAAAAATCTGCGGCATCTTCAAATAATCAAAACCGTCCTGCAGGGGAAAACCGTCACTCTGACCTATACCAATGATGCCGGTAACGAGGTATTGGGGACCGGCCATCCCATGAAGCTCCTGGGCTGGGGAGTGATTGTCGAGCAGCCTGCCGGTGAGGCATTCATGATCGCCACCAGAATGAGCCGGGCCTTATCTGCATTGATAATTCTTTTCCTCGTGGTTATGATTACCCTGGGGATTATCGGCGGGAAACGGGTAACGGGTCCTATCCATGAGCTGATCGAGGCCACCAGGGTTATCGCTTCCGGGGATCTGAGCAGAAAGGTGATGGTCTCTTCCCAGGACGAATTCGAGGAACTGGGAAATTCATTTAATCTGATGACCGAGAAACTGGCCGGGCTTCAGGAGGAGATCCGCCTCAATGAACGATTGTCAATTTTCGCCAGACTGGCGGCCGGCCTGGTCCATGACCTGAAGCATCCGATCAAGAATATCGAAAACAGCAGCAATCTCATCCTGCGGCTCTATGACGATCAGGAATACCGGGAGGTTTTCCATAAAACAGTGCAAAAAGAATTCAGCAACATCAACCGGTTTCTGGAAGACCTGCATAACCTTACCCGCCCGGCCCCTGTTGTTCCTGTAGAGTTACATGTCGAGGCACTCCTCAAGGAAATGGTCAACCTCTACCGGGATGAGACCAGTCAGAAGGGGATTGAATTACGGCTCATCTGCCAGGCTCAGGATGTGCGGATATCGGCTGACAGGTTCCTGCTTGAGAGAATTATCAGAAACCTGATGACAAACGCCATCGAAGCCATGCCCAGGGGCGGCCTCCTGCGGATTACCTTAAGCAGGGATGACAGATTTGAGCTCAGACAGGCGATGGCCAAAATATCAATAGAAGATACCGGGGTGGGGATTCCCAGAGAGCGAATCGATACCATTTTTACCGACTATGTCACCACCAAGAGAAGAGGACTGGGGCTGGGGCTGGCCATAACCAGAAAAAATGTCCTGGAGCTTGGAGGGAGTGTGACAGTGAGAAGCGAGCCCGGCAAGGGGAGTACCTTTACCCTGGCTTTTCCTCTGGCTGGTGATCATTTATGA